A stretch of DNA from Amylolactobacillus amylophilus DSM 20533 = JCM 1125:
TCGGAGCTCTCGATAAGTCACTAGCAGGACTGCGCCAAGCGTGGCAAATAAGGCCAAAAGCACCGCTAGCAAGATAGTTAACCATTCAAATGTGACTGTTGTCTCTTTAAAGACGAACATGTTGGCCATCATTCTAGTCACGATTTTCGGCAGCGTAGTAATGCCAATCACACTCCCCAGAACAATACCAATAACGGCAGCGATGAGCGCATAGAACACGTAGTTTCGTTCAATCTCCCTCCTGTGGTAGCCGAGCGCCTTTAGCGTACCAATCTGGGTCCGCTCCTCCTCAACCATTCTGGTCATTGTGGTAAAAGTAATCAGAATGGCAATTAAAAAGAAGAACAAGGGGAAGACATCTGCGATGACCGAAATCTGTTCCGACAAGTCGCCGTAGGCTGAATAACCGGATAGAGCCGTGCGCTCATTCAGCTGATACTTAACGGGATGATCCGTCAACGATTGTTTATTAGCGTTCAACTGACTAAACGCCCGATCCAGTTGCTGTTGTTGTGCCGTCAACTCTGGTGTGGTAGACTGGCGGCCGCCACTAGCTGCAGTAATCTGTGCCTTTGCGGCAGTTAGCTGTTTTTGTGACTGTTCAATTTGCTTAAGCTGCGCGGCAATCTTCTTTAAGAGACTATCCTGCCGTGCTTCTGCCCTACCGGAGAATACCTGCTTAATCTTTTTAGTTTCCTGTGCCACCTGGGTTTGATAGTCATCCTTAAATGGATTCAATGCTGCCAGGCGGTTAAAGCGAAAACTAATCTGACTAGGCTCTCTTTGGGTGAAATTGTTCTGTCTGAGATAGACAAAATAGTCGACTGTTCCCTGACTAGAGCTCGGCCTAGAGTGCTTGTTCACGAACTGCGGTGAAGTTACAAACCCCACAATTTTGTATGATTGCTCCTTTAATAAATCGGTTTGAACCTTAACGTTCTCACCAATGCGATACTCCTTTTCTTCGCGAGCCAGATCATCAACCACAACTTCGTTGGCCGACCGCGGTAGCCGCCCCTTCGTCAGGCGCGGCAGATTCAGTTGTCGCTCGGCAGAGTATGAATAGAATTGCAGCAGGTGCTTACTGTCCGTATCAACGGTCGTGACAATCTTCTCAGCTTCGACTACAGCACCCTGAACCCGCTGGGCAAGCTCTTCATCTTTTGTCGTCAAACCAGCAGTGGACACCAACTGAACGTCACTCGCGTGTTGGGTATTCAGATAGATCCGTGCATTCTTGTACAAGTCGGGTCCGGCAGACTTGATACCGACGAACAGAAGTACGCCGAGCAGAATAATCAAAACTATGGCAATGAAGCGTCCCCGACTAGCTGCAATCTTTCTCAACAGCAATTTAGTTTGTAGTTTACTCTGCATAATTACCACTCAATCTCTTCTACTGGGACTGGGTGCTCGTTTAATTCAATCTTTCTTACCTGTGCGTCGTTAATGTAGATGACCTTATCGGCCATTGGCGCGATGGCCGAGTTGTGGGTGATAATGATCACTGTTTTTTGCTGCTTGCGACTCACATCCTGCAGGAGCTTCAAAACCTGCTTACCAGTCTCATAATCTAGTGCGCCAGTCGGTTCATCTGCTAGTACCAGCTTCGGATTCTTTGCCAAAGCGCGCGCAATGGCCACACGCTGTTGCTCACCACCCGATAATTGCGCCGGGAAGTTATCCAATCTTTTGCCGAGGCCCACCTCTTGTAAAACAGTGGTGACATCGAGTGCATCACTAGTGACCGCGGAGGCCAGCTCCACATTTTCTAATGTCGTGAGATTTGGAATCAGGTTATAGAATTGAAATACGAAGCCGACATCTGTCCGGCGATACGCCGTCAGCAAACGGTCGTTCATTTCGGCAATATTAGTTCCATCGACATAAATCTCCCCGTTCGTGGGTGAATCCATCCCGCCAAGAATGTTGAGAATCGTCGACTTGCCAGCACCGCTTGGACCAAGAATCACCGTTAACTCTCCTTGGTCAATCGTAAAGTTGATATCCTTATTAGCAATTATCTGGGTTTCGCCCATTTGGTAAATCTTATTCACATGTCTTACATCAATATATTTTGTCATCTTGCTCCTTCGCTATGAGAATTGGTCCTACCAAATCTTCAGAACTTGATCGCGGCGCATATTGGACAGGTTAAATTGATGCACGTTCTGCTTCTCGTTTGGCGGAAAATCTTTCATAAAATCCAGGATGTTGACTAACCCTGTACTGTACGTCCAGACACCCTTCTCTTTTTTGATTGGGCCAATCAGCTCATTTCTGAGCGGTTTAGCAGAAATCAAGAAATGTTTGTTGTGAAACTTAAAAACAAAGAATGGTAGCTTATATTCAGCAATTAATTCTGCATCCGTCTTGGCCAAGTTAATCACATTACGGTATGACCCGAACTTCCGTGAGAAATCGTCATTAAACGAGAAATAGAAGTTACTGATATGCACCCCAGGAAAGTTCGTTGCTGTAACCTGATCCGGGATGGCATAGACGTTGTTGTACTTAAACAGATTGCGCTCACGTTGAGCCAGCGCACTATCCATGGCATTTGGTGTAATCGAGATTACACCCTCCGGAACTGTTGGACTCTCCTCGTACCAATCATACATCTTCTTAATGACATCGGGCTTTACCCAGTGGTATTGCACCCGTACCTCGTTTCTGGATAATAGTCCCTCAAGCGTATTGTGCTCCATTAAATCAACCACAAAAAGCTCGTAGTGATACTTATCGGCCAGTGGCTGATACCGCTCAATTGATCCGGGCGCCACATGCGTGCCATCGACAATGACAGTTTCACCACGAGCCATCTTCCCCTCTACCAAACGGTCAACGAGTTCCCTTGTTTCGGCGTTTGCTTCCTGGGTGATGATGTGGTGTAACTGCTGGCTAGGCTCATCGAAACTGTAGGTTAAGTTCCGAAAGAGTAATCTGATTTCATCTTGTGAGATAGTATACGGCTGCAAATGGTGCCGTGAAATGAAGGACGATTTTCCAGAACCAGGCGCTCCCCGTAATAAAAATAATTTTCGCACTGTTTCTTCCTCAATCTTCTAGTTATGTCTAAATTTTAGCATAAAAACGGGCAAAAAAAAGAAACGATAACTATCGTCTCTTACTTTTATTACTCAAAGTAACTAATGAACTCTACTATTTCAGTTCATCTTCTGACACTGAATTAAGTTGGGCCTCAATATCCGCGGTGATTTCCTTTAGTGTATCTCCCTCAAATGGTGATGCCAAGTGGCCAATCTGCAGCAATTCCATCATCGTCTTTGAGCCACCTGCCTTGGCCATTGCTAGGTAATCACTCCAAGCGGCCTCATCGTGCTCAACCTCGCGCCGTTTCCAGAACTGTTGGGCCACAACCTGGGCAATCGTATAATCGATGTAGTAGAAAGGCACATCGAAAATATGGCCCTGGCGATACCACCAAGTACCCCGCTCAAGGTCAGGATCGGCAGAATAATCCTTGTAAGGCTGGTATTCCTGCTCCAGTTTGCGCCAAGTAGACTTCCTCTCTTCCAGTGTCATTTCCGGATGAGTGTAGACCTCATATTGGAAGTGATCAACCAAAACACCGTATGGTAGGAACGTCATCGTACCTGCGAGATGACTGAACTTGTATTTCGGTGTTTGCTCCTCGAAGAAGAGCTTCATCCAAGGATAGGCCATGAATTCCATGCTCATGCTAAAGAACTCTGCAGCTTCAGTCGTTGGGAACTGCATGTCAGGCATCTTGATCCATTGCGCCATATATGTTTGGAATGCGTGTCCCGCCTCGTGCGTAAGCACATCGACGTCACCCATCGTGCCGTTAAAGTTGGCAAAAATAATTGGCGCGTGCCACTTCGGAATAAATTCGCAGTAGCCACCGCCTTCCTTGCCCTTTTTGGTTACAAGGTCCATCGTCTCATTGTTCACCATGAAGTCAAAGAAACGACCAGTTTCAGGCGACATTTCATGATACATCTGGTTGGCTTTTGCCACCAGCTCCGCCGGCGTGCCCTTCGGAGTGGCATTTCCCGTTGGAAACTCCAGTCCGAGATCAAAGTAGTCCAGCCTATCCTTACCAAACCGCTTGGCCTGACGCTGGTAGAACCTCGTCACTGCTGGTGTGACGTATTGCTTGATCGCCGCACGATAGTCATTGATCATCTCTTGGTCATAGCCAAACCGGTCACGGTTAGCAAAACTCATCTCGGCAAAGTTAGCAAAGCCAGATTCGTGGGCAATCTTAGTCCGGAGCTTAACGAGCTCGTCGTAGATGCGATCAAAGTCGGTCTCGTGCTCAACGAACCAGGCGGTCCGGGCCTGAGCCGCAGCCTGCCTGACTTCTTGATCCGTGTCGA
This window harbors:
- a CDS encoding ABC transporter permease, translated to MQSKLQTKLLLRKIAASRGRFIAIVLIILLGVLLFVGIKSAGPDLYKNARIYLNTQHASDVQLVSTAGLTTKDEELAQRVQGAVVEAEKIVTTVDTDSKHLLQFYSYSAERQLNLPRLTKGRLPRSANEVVVDDLAREEKEYRIGENVKVQTDLLKEQSYKIVGFVTSPQFVNKHSRPSSSQGTVDYFVYLRQNNFTQREPSQISFRFNRLAALNPFKDDYQTQVAQETKKIKQVFSGRAEARQDSLLKKIAAQLKQIEQSQKQLTAAKAQITAASGGRQSTTPELTAQQQQLDRAFSQLNANKQSLTDHPVKYQLNERTALSGYSAYGDLSEQISVIADVFPLFFFLIAILITFTTMTRMVEEERTQIGTLKALGYHRREIERNYVFYALIAAVIGIVLGSVIGITTLPKIVTRMMANMFVFKETTVTFEWLTILLAVLLALFATLGAVLLVTYRELREKPANLMLAKTPKVGKRILLERIKPLWSRLSFNRKVSYRNLFRFKSRMWMGIVGIAGGAGLILTGFGIRDSIAETSVRQFDQVISYRAISAITENTDQDKLASILAKETKHESHLPVHSESVTIKNKKQTIESVNVMVPTAKADFDRYLKVNAKLTNEGVLLSRKAASLLHVKRGDTFNVVNGDNQTVRVKVAAVAENYLGHFMYMTPSYYERVMKSKPAVNSWLLKYDQLSANQEDNLGHKLLEDAQVVNVSFVREQKKVLDDQIANLGPIVAVFILLSGLLTFVVLYNLTNINISERIRELSTIKVLGFFDREVTMYIVRENIVLTIFGIILGVAFGNGLLWFILRQAMTDEVIFPLTIGVVGYVTSILLTIVFTIIVMLVTHRKLKGIDMIDALKSNE
- a CDS encoding ABC transporter ATP-binding protein, with the protein product MTKYIDVRHVNKIYQMGETQIIANKDINFTIDQGELTVILGPSGAGKSTILNILGGMDSPTNGEIYVDGTNIAEMNDRLLTAYRRTDVGFVFQFYNLIPNLTTLENVELASAVTSDALDVTTVLQEVGLGKRLDNFPAQLSGGEQQRVAIARALAKNPKLVLADEPTGALDYETGKQVLKLLQDVSRKQQKTVIIITHNSAIAPMADKVIYINDAQVRKIELNEHPVPVEEIEW
- a CDS encoding AAA family ATPase, translated to MRKLFLLRGAPGSGKSSFISRHHLQPYTISQDEIRLLFRNLTYSFDEPSQQLHHIITQEANAETRELVDRLVEGKMARGETVIVDGTHVAPGSIERYQPLADKYHYELFVVDLMEHNTLEGLLSRNEVRVQYHWVKPDVIKKMYDWYEESPTVPEGVISITPNAMDSALAQRERNLFKYNNVYAIPDQVTATNFPGVHISNFYFSFNDDFSRKFGSYRNVINLAKTDAELIAEYKLPFFVFKFHNKHFLISAKPLRNELIGPIKKEKGVWTYSTGLVNILDFMKDFPPNEKQNVHQFNLSNMRRDQVLKIW
- a CDS encoding M3 family oligoendopeptidase, which encodes MTKLSEVEYVRPDLELLKEQVTAELTNFQNAGGFASAKLAVEKINGYFSDVISYQELASFRYTIDTRDEFYSQENDFWNTNFPHVEDLQTAFARAVLASPFRDDLVADGTILEPFVLMAQNKVKTFKQELIPDYQKESMLNTEYNKLIASAEIEFQGELLNLSQLGKYSVDTDQEVRQAAAQARTAWFVEHETDFDRIYDELVKLRTKIAHESGFANFAEMSFANRDRFGYDQEMINDYRAAIKQYVTPAVTRFYQRQAKRFGKDRLDYFDLGLEFPTGNATPKGTPAELVAKANQMYHEMSPETGRFFDFMVNNETMDLVTKKGKEGGGYCEFIPKWHAPIIFANFNGTMGDVDVLTHEAGHAFQTYMAQWIKMPDMQFPTTEAAEFFSMSMEFMAYPWMKLFFEEQTPKYKFSHLAGTMTFLPYGVLVDHFQYEVYTHPEMTLEERKSTWRKLEQEYQPYKDYSADPDLERGTWWYRQGHIFDVPFYYIDYTIAQVVAQQFWKRREVEHDEAAWSDYLAMAKAGGSKTMMELLQIGHLASPFEGDTLKEITADIEAQLNSVSEDELK